Proteins encoded together in one Polypterus senegalus isolate Bchr_013 chromosome 16, ASM1683550v1, whole genome shotgun sequence window:
- the wu:fj16a03 gene encoding uncharacterized protein wu:fj16a03, with the protein MPASTPEFLAAQIGQTLCNMKVLLLLPLLLASIGISASHPGVDAAFKRIERASTAKHTIRCIAEDFVFINNLELTCSGSVPQFCYTTDKGGKGCATLEICQKMGWKCCNSNLCNK; encoded by the exons ATGCCAGCTTCCACACCAGAGTTTCTGGCAGCTCAGATAGGACAAACACTGTGCAACATGAAGGTTCTGCTACTGCTGCCCCTTCTCCTGGCTTCCATCGGCATCAGCGCCAGCCACCCCGGTGTTGATGCTGCATTTAAACGGATTGAACGTGCTTCCACAG CGAAGCACACCATCAGGTGCATCGCAGAGGACTTCGTATTCATCAATAACTTGGAGCTGACATGTTCGGGGAGCGTTCCTCAGTTTTGTTATACAACAG ACAAAGGTGGGAAAGGCTGTGCCACCTTGGAGATATGCCAGAAGATGGGCTGGAAGTGCTGCAACAGCAACCTGTGTAATAAGTGA